The genomic stretch GATTCGATTAACCAGAGGAAGCAAGTAGCTGACAGATGACATGCTGTCTTTAAGGATGTAATCAAGCACACCTTTGGCAAGCACTTGCTCTCGAAGTGTGTTGTTGAACATGCCGGTCAGCACGATGATCTTTTGCTGGTAACCCAGTACAAGATCAATGATCTCGCCGTCTTGGCCGTCAGGTAAACAGTAGTCGAGGACTGCACACAAGAAATCCGTTTCTTGCTCTAAGATCGCTTTGGCTTCTTCTACAGATTCCGCCAGCGCAACTTCATAGCCATCGTTCTTAAATTGCTGGTAAAGATAGTTTCTGAATGCGCGACTATCTTCTACCACTAGTATTTTTTCACTCAAAAGCTATCCCTACTTATAGACTAAATACTCCTAACAATACTATCAGAATAGTGGGCGGCGAATGAAGTGAAACCTGTTGAGCTGGACTCCAGATCATTTTAAATCTGAGAATAATTGATTATACTGTTCATAGATACAGTTGTAAGGTTGAGTTATTTCTAAATGTGCAGTTCGGACCAAGAGAAAGTCAGAAAAATAATCCATGTCGATATGGATTGTTTTTAAACTTGCGGGTGACATGATTTGTGATCAATTTGTAAGTCACTTATCTTCTGCTACATTGAAACTATGTGAGCAATTCGTGTGGTTTTAAATGTATGGAAAGACGGTTTGATAGTACAGTTAACATGCATCATATATACGTTGATGAGTATCAGCGTCCAATCCTACTCCCATGTTTGTTTGCTAGGTATACGGAGCTACAAGGTGTAAGAGTTGAGATCAAATCGTATAAAAACAGGGATACGAATCAGAAAGAGGATGTAATCAAACTTGCTGAGATCGGCACAGATGCTAGTTACAAAATATGTAACCATTTAGGGCGTTTCCTTGAGTGGGTAGATGCTTACGATAGAAATTGTTACGTCAAGCTTTCTATTCACACAGCGTTACCTCAAGAAATTATTAATGAATACATTAACGACTACCTTATTGAAGAGTGTCGAGGTAGTGAACATGTTGCGAGGCAAGCCGTAAATGCATTGTCTGCATATTATAATTGGCTGATGTACTTTTTTGATAATAAGTACAAAGCAATATACATCAAACCAAAATTTCGTGAGGCAGCAAGAAACAACAGCAGAGCTGAGAAGACTGTTAAATATCTTCTTCCCCAAACAAGACAGCTTTTCTATCAAAACTCCGACTCGCTTCTAGAGGAGTTAGTTCTTAGGTGTGGTGGGGAGCTTGGTCTTCGTACTAAGGAAAATCAAGGGCTGCTGTTGAATGACTACACGGCAAATACTCAAAAACATAAAGGGATATTAACCTTGTTTGATGAGTTAGAACGACACCCAGAAAAGGAAGAGTTTAAGTACCACCTTAGTTCTCTTTACACAAAGTATAGCCGTTCTAGAACGTTGTATATTCCCAGATCTCTACTCGAAAAGATGAAGCTCTACTATGATACAGAGCGCCCACTTTCTGAATCAAATCATTTATTTGTATCCAGTTCTAGTAATCACTCCTATGGGGATTGTATATCAAAAAGGTTTGCTACAGACACTTTTGCAAAAGTCAGAAGCAAGCTCATGATTGAAATCGACAAACATCCAGAGCGTTTCACTAGCTATCAAGAAATACAAAAACTTACTGTATACCACCACTTGAGACACTCTTTTGGAACTGACTTATTTTATAATCTATGTCGAAATGAAAATAAGAGATATGAGTCAATTGTTACTTCATCAAGTATTTATCTAACAACGGCAGTTCGATTAGGTCATAAAGTAGAAGGAAGAATGGCGAACAACGTAACTAAAGAATATATCCATAGTTGTGGGCTTCGAGAGCAGTTATTAACGGAGTCTATAAATGGATATTAAAAATAGTGTTGATGTTGAGTTGATCGGTGACTCTAGTTACATTGAGGATAAAATCAAGAATAAGCATGATGAAAATATAAAAATTATTAGTATTCGATATCCTTTAACGGCAAGCTCTATTGTAATCCCATCTCTGAAAGACGAGCAGCAACCAGAACGGCATATAGTTTTCTTAGATCCGAAAAATAAAGATAAGCGTTTGCTTTATATGATGACAATTGCTGCTTATAATTACGCGTTTTTAGATGAGAGTGCACCTTTATCTGCGAAAGGAATTGTAAGTAGCTCTGTTTTTGTATTTGTAGATTGGTTGAATAAGATAGAGGTTTTTAATCGATATAATATATTGAAGGAGTATGAGTCCTATCGTTTTGACCTTTTAGGTAGTCATGGTGGATATAGTGCTCTCACTTCTTTGAGAACAGTTTTTTTCTATGCATTAGAGAGAAGTAATGAACTTAGACTGGTGCTGTCACCTGAAGATTTACAATATCTTCAAGCTCTAAAAGAAACGAAAATAAGTCCCAACTTAAATAAAAAGCAAGAATCATTAGCTAGTTATTTTGGGAAGCTAGATTGGCTTAGAAGAGAGGATATTGGTATAGGGAAAGAACTTTATCAAATCCTAGCATCACCAAAATTAACAGTTAAATCTCTCAAACTATCAATATCTACTATTTTGATTGAGATTTATAAAAGCAAGGTGGAAATCAAAAGATTTTTAGTTGAGAATAAATTTGGCAGTAGCTCATATGAAAGTAATTCGTTTAAAAGTAAAACAAAGTTCTTTAGGGCAAATTACATTGGGAGCTTTATTTACAATATACTTTGCAAGTACCATGAAAGCGAACGTAAGAATAAAAACCTTAAGACTGCGATAGAATTAATTTTAATTTCAAATGCTACGAATTGGAAAAATTATTTGATACTCATTTCGGCACTAGAAAGTGAAGAAAAAATGAGAAGAATATTTAAACCCAAAAGAGACAACGGAAGAAAGATTAGCACAGATTTCACGTCTAAAGTATTTGTACGAAGCGACACAGGTTCATTATTTAGCTTAGAATTTTTAATGAGTTTAGTTGACTCTGGATCTGGACTAGTAGCTACCAAGGTAGAAGCATTAATGTTCTCATGGTTAATGGCTAGTTTGATTGTCCAACCTTCAGATATAAAAAAGCTTACTCAACGTTCATTTCGCTTTTTAAAAGTAGGGGGAAAAGTAACTCATATAGAATGTGAGTACTTCAAGTCTCGATCTGGGGCTATACATCATACTCGTGCATTGTCGACAAAGAAGCCAGAAGGGAAAGCTCTTTATCTTTACCTAAGTCAATATAAAGGGGAAACACTAGATTTTTTCAATGGTGGGTCTCCAGTGATTTCGACAGGCTTGTCATCTATATCTGGTCTGTTATTTGGATTATTAAGTATTGACCTAATCAATGAGCGTATTTGTGTTGTTCATAAACAGCAAGGTCACGTACCGACCTCCTTTCCTGCTGCATTGAAGGCTTTGAGCAATGGAAAGCACACAGGAAATGTAGTCTTATCTGTAAAGGGAACACCTATAGAGGACAGAAGAAGACTTGTGGCTGAGTCTGAGTCACCTTGTCCAACTAACTTATTCAGCTTACAAGCGATTAAAAATTCATCTGTTCATGCCTATAGTGACCCCTATACATTGGACTTTCTAATTAATCGAAATTCACACACGAACAAAACAGAGAAAGCACATTATTTAAATGCTGATAACGAAGAGTGGATCAATTCATCTGGACGAATTACTCGCAGTGTCATGCTAGATTTAATTAATAATGTGTTTGATTTGGGGTTTGAAAATTTAGGTAAAGATCGTTCAGATGAACTTAAAGCAAAGTTCAATAGTGAATTCACAACCCTTACAAATAGTCTTTCTTATAAAAGTGGTGAAATGATCTCTCGGATAAAAGTAGTAACAGGACAAAAGAAAGGTAAAGTAAATGAGGTTGGAGTTTTGTCAATATCTAATCAAAATGACGCTCAAGGATTTGAGCCAATTTATGTTTTAGACAGTCCAGTAACCGTGTTTAGGATTTTAAATTATAGGTATGAATTCCGTAAGAACTATAAAAAATTGTTTAGTAGTAATCCTGATTTATTGTTTAGAACAGCAATGCCGACCATAGAGTGGATGGAACATGTTTTGGATAGCCTTAGTAAATCTTCTTTAATTGAAGGGAAAAAGCTATTTAATCAAATGAGAGAAAGCGGCACTTCTATTAGCGTTTTTCACTCTGTGTAGTTACGAGAGGTGGATTTATGTCATTAAATGTTCTGTCTACTGAGTTAGAGGGATTCTGGGAAGATCAAAATCAAAAGTTGCTGGCTCACCCAGCTTTCATAAAGGAAAATGGAAGTTTATTTGATGATATAATTTGCTTTAAAGACACCAAGGGCTTTGTCTCACGCTTGGATTTTTCTATCTTTGAATTACCTTTTTTTAAAATCGAAAATGTCGCGTTTATTAATGTCAAAGGTGACATTTATTCATTGTCACTAAAAGAGTATGTTAAGCTTTTTGTTTTAAATTCCATATCCTCTAAAGCAGCATATCCTGTAGTTTCAACCTATAAGGTTTTGATGCATATTTGTGCATTTCTCAACATCAAAAATGAATTGTTACTTACAAAAAATAACATCGAAGATTTTCATATTAGCTTCTTGACCCAGTCTGTTAATAGGGAGGGTTTTAGCAAGCAGTTGAGCCCTCCTAGCTTTAAAGCTACTTATGGTGCTGTGAAGTTATCAAAGGTAAGAAATAAACTTAATACCATGGGTGTTATAGGGGTCATAGGCACTGATTTGAATCAGAAAAATATAGAAAAAACGTTGGGTAATGTTTGTCATTCTATATTTAGTGTCGGGTTGAATGAGTATAAAGATGGAGGGAGTTATAATTTCTTGGGTTTGGAGTTAGGTCAGTATTATATTGACTATATGAGACAAGTTTATGATAAAGATTACTTTTATACTTTAGTTCTCCGCGAAACGATAGATTCTGTAATTCACCAATTTTCACTTGAACGTTCATCAACGTATTGGAATCGATTGTTTTTAGATACGATTCAAGGGACTTATACTCCGAATAAGCACGACAAAGCTACCCGCACTAGGACTCGGACTGCGGTGCATGAGGCTATTAATACAGCGCTGTTTACACAATACAACTTGAACTTAGAAAAGGCATTTTCATTTAATGAAGGCTTCATTCACAAACTTGTGTTGGAGCTAGGGCTTGAAATGAGATTCGATGCAGTAGAGATCGTTCGAATTCTAATGCTTCAAAAGTACTATCCGCTTTCAACACATAAAACAGCAGAGCAAGTTTGGCAGAATTACCTCAACTCTCTTGATAAAACATCTATTAATAACAGTATAGTTTCAACTCTCACATCGAATGATGTGTATACGAAGATGACCCAATTAATCTTGAAGGAAAAACTGGATAAAGTGTCTTTCATGCGGTCGCTAAAGGATTGGGTATTCAATTTGATGGGTGGGGCACACGCGAATCATTTTAGTGAGCTATCGGGGCAGATGGAGCGTGTGACTCATGCAATGACCTCTCTTGTTGTGTCTTGGCTCGGTTATCGTAAGTCTGAATTTGGATTTCCTGTAAATGCAATTACAGTAGAGCCCAATGGCGATATTCTAGACAATTCTTACGTGCCCTTTAGGTTCAAGCTAAAGTGGGTCGTACCTAAAACCAATGGTACTACCAAGTTAGATAGAGAGATTACTTCTCAATGCTACCAAGTAGCATCGCAACTAAGTGAATTATTTAAAGCGACAGGAGATATGCCTTGTTTGTACGAGAGTTTGGGTAGTTCGCTTTATCGTACTCCTTCAAGCTGTTCAACTGCTGCTATAGAGCTTCGTGTAAATGCCAATTGGGTATCATTTGTTAATCATTATCAGCCCTTTGAAGATGTAGTAGCACTCGATCATTTGTCAACAATAAATGAAGCCGAGCTATCTTCTAGTGAGAAAGCCACGTTGAAGTTATTACAAGCAAAGTATGATCTCAGCAGCTCACGTACAATACATATTCTAGAGGCATGCAAAGAGGTTAGAGCGGATTTATTTAGATTAAGATGTTCCACCATTATTGGAGGCAGTCGCTCTAAGATACAAACAGGTTTTAAAGCTTCGTTAGTCGAACTCAATAACACAGGTAGAATTTCGAATAATATCTATGCTGAGGTTGTAGAAAAACATCTTTCGACCGAGACAAAGAATTGGCTCATTTCAGAAAGCATCAGCTTTGATAGAAAAGCCATGATGGATATCTCAAAAGAGCTTTTGCAAGGCGTGCGTTATCCTTCACCTCATGCTTTCCGCCACATATGGGCAGAAGCCGTGCTTACTCGTTATCAAGGAGATGTAGGCGCGGTGATTCGTCATCAATTTTGTCACCTTGATGATTCTTTCTTTATGGCATACCTGAGAGATAAAGAGCCGCAGTACCTCATAAAAGCAGCACGTATTACGGTACTCAATTCGATAGTAGACACTTTACTTATTGATTCAGAGCATATCGGGCAAAGCTATCTTGGCGGTTTTTCTCGATATGTAAGAAAAGCGACACAGCTAACGAAAGCGGTTAATCAAAGTGAGTTAATCGAACTTCGACAAAAAATTGTAGGGCGCGTTATATCCATAAGACCCTCTCATTTTGCTAATTGTGTACCAAGAGAAGGTGCTGAGAGCAGAGCAAAATGTGCTGAGTTTGGAGATATCAATCCTCATAATGCAAAACCTGCTTTCTGTCTTAACTGCACCAACGCAGTGATCACAGAAGGTAATCTAAAGGGGCTGTGGATGACCATTCAACCTTTTGTGAAAGAAGCTTTAAATGAGGATGTTATGGGGTTTATGCTAGAGCAACATTTACCGATCTTACGCTCAGGTCATCATCGAATTAGAAAGCTGAAATCTAAAAAAAACGCAGAGAGT from Vibrio pomeroyi encodes the following:
- a CDS encoding site-specific integrase yields the protein MHHIYVDEYQRPILLPCLFARYTELQGVRVEIKSYKNRDTNQKEDVIKLAEIGTDASYKICNHLGRFLEWVDAYDRNCYVKLSIHTALPQEIINEYINDYLIEECRGSEHVARQAVNALSAYYNWLMYFFDNKYKAIYIKPKFREAARNNSRAEKTVKYLLPQTRQLFYQNSDSLLEELVLRCGGELGLRTKENQGLLLNDYTANTQKHKGILTLFDELERHPEKEEFKYHLSSLYTKYSRSRTLYIPRSLLEKMKLYYDTERPLSESNHLFVSSSSNHSYGDCISKRFATDTFAKVRSKLMIEIDKHPERFTSYQEIQKLTVYHHLRHSFGTDLFYNLCRNENKRYESIVTSSSIYLTTAVRLGHKVEGRMANNVTKEYIHSCGLREQLLTESINGY